A single Amphiprion ocellaris isolate individual 3 ecotype Okinawa chromosome 15, ASM2253959v1, whole genome shotgun sequence DNA region contains:
- the LOC111580945 gene encoding ADP-ribosylation factor-like protein 4A, whose amino-acid sequence MGNGLSDHHSLLPCLPSFQALHIVILGLDCAGKTTVLYRLRFNEFVNTVPTKGFNTEKIKVSLGGSRRTASFHFWDVGGQEKLRPLWRSYTRCADGIVFVVDSVDAERIEEAKIELHKITRLAENQGVPVLVVANKQDLRNSLSLAEMESMLALGELSSATPWHLQPACAIIGEGLQEGLEKLHVMIMKRRKMLRQQKRKR is encoded by the coding sequence ATGGGGAATGGATTATCAGATCATCACTCCCTCCTCCCCTGCCTCCCATCCTTCCAGGCCCTCCACATTGTTATTCTCGGACTGGACTGTGCGGGCAAGACCACCGTGCTGTACCGCCTGCGGTTCAATGAGTTTGTGAACACTGTCCCGACTAAAGGTTTTAACACAGAGAAGATCAAAGTGTCACTTGGAGGAAGCCGACGAACAGCGTCCTTCCACTTTTGGGATGTAGGAGGTCAGGAGAAGCTGCGGCCTCTGTGGCGCTCCTACACACGTTGTGCAGACGGCATTGTGTTTGTGGTGGACTCAGTGGATGCCGAGCGCATCGAAGAGGCCAAGATAGAGCTGCACAAGATTACACGACTGGCAGAGAACCAGGGAGTGCCGGTTCTGGTGGTGGCTAACAAACAAGACTTAAGGAATTCGCTGAGTCTGGCTGAGATGGAGAGCATGTTAGCTCTTGGTGAGCTCAGCAGCGCCACCCCCTGGCACCTTCAGCCTGCTTGTGCTATCATTGGTGAGGGGCTGCAGGAAGGACTGGAGAAGCTCCACGTCATGATCATGAAAAGGAGAAAGATGCTGCGAcagcagaagaggaagagaTGA